The sequence below is a genomic window from Chthoniobacterales bacterium.
GCGGATTCATGAAATCGAAGTATTGCACCACCGGGGCGTCGCCGACCACGCATTGCACCTTGTACTTGAGCAGGTCATCGACCGCCGCATCGAGCGTGGGGAACGCCGAGTAGTTGAGATTGTGGAGCCGGGCGTAGGTCTCGCTCTGGGAACCGGTGACGAGGCCGATCGACTTGCTCGGCAAATCCTCGGGGCCATGGATGTGGCCCTGGAGCAGGTCCGCAGTCATCGATGCCGAGAAAATACTCTGCACGTAGACCACCACGAAGAGGCTGGCGACCATCCAGCCCACGAGCACGAGCCGGCCGAGCACGCCCGAAAAACCTTTGTAGGACGATTTGCCGAGCACGAGCCCCATCACGTAGTAGAAGGACTCCGCGAGCCCCGCGCCGCGGGTTTGCGGAAAATCGGGATTGTGCCGCCGCTCGAAGGCGGCCACCACGAAGGTCGCGAGGATCACACCCAGGAAGACACCGCCGAGCACGCGCAAGTGCTCCGGCGCGCACAAGCGCGCAAAGACCTTGGCGAGGTGTCCGTGCTCTTCGTTGACCATGATCTGCAGGCCCGCGCGGTAAAAAGGCTGGGAAAACTCCACGCGCTTTTCGCGCTCGCTCGTGATGCTGGTGTCGCCTACGACGATGTCACATTGGCCGGCGGCAAGGGCTTCGATCGCGGCGTCCATCGTCTCGAAACGCTGGAACGATCCCGCCGGCCAGCCATTCGAGGCTGCCACGCTCTGCCAAAGCTCGATCGAGAATCCCTCGAGCTGACCATCCTTTGCGGTCATCACGAACGGCGGCGAACCTGCGACCGCCACGCGCAGCGGAGCCGGCGATGGTGACGGAGCGGGCGTCTGCGCCCGGGCGGTGAGGCAGGCAAGAAACAGGCAAAGGCAGAAAAGGCCGCGCGTCATGAATTCGGCGGCATGCTGGCGGATTTTCCCCCGCCCGAAAAGTCGGGATTGGCGACCGCCCCTCCGCGCCCTACCCTCCAGGCTCCCCCCAATGAAACTTTCACACGCCCTCCTGCTCGCGGCCGCCGTCGCGACGACGACCGCCTTCCTCGCCGCCCCCGACGCCTCGTTTCCGGTGACGATCACGGTCGACGCCGCAAAACCCGTCGGCGCGATGAAGCCGATCTGGCGCTTCTTCGGCGCGGACGAGCCGAACTACGCCACGATGAAGGACGGCAGGAAGCTCCTCGCGGACATCGGCAGCCTCCGCCCCGGCGACACCTATTTCCGCACGCACAATCTCCTGTGCACCGGCGACGGCACCCCCGCCCTCAAATGGGGCAGCACGAATGCCTACACCGAGGACGCCTCCGGAAATCCCGTTTACGATTGGAAGATCCTCGACGAAATTTTCGACACCTACCTCGAGCGCGGCGTCCGCCCCTTCGCGCAGATCGGCTTCATGCCGAAGGCGCTCTCGATCCACCCGGAGCCCTACCAGCACCACTGGAAGCCGGGCCTGAAATACGGGGAGATCATCACCGGCTGGGCCTACCCGCCGAAGGATTACGACAAATGGCGGGAGCTCGTTTACCAGTGGGTGAAGCACTGCGTCGATCGCTACGGCCGCGCCGAGGTCGAGAAATGGTATTGGGAAGTCTGGAACGAACCGAATGGCTCCTACTGGAAGGCGACGCCGGAGGAGTTCTACAAGCTG
It includes:
- a CDS encoding transporter substrate-binding domain-containing protein; protein product: MTRGLFCLCLFLACLTARAQTPAPSPSPAPLRVAVAGSPPFVMTAKDGQLEGFSIELWQSVAASNGWPAGSFQRFETMDAAIEALAAGQCDIVVGDTSITSEREKRVEFSQPFYRAGLQIMVNEEHGHLAKVFARLCAPEHLRVLGGVFLGVILATFVVAAFERRHNPDFPQTRGAGLAESFYYVMGLVLGKSSYKGFSGVLGRLVLVGWMVASLFVVVYVQSIFSASMTADLLQGHIHGPEDLPSKSIGLVTGSQSETYARLHNLNYSAFPTLDAAVDDLLKYKVQCVVGDAPVVQYFDFMNPRLPVREVGPVFDPVNYGFAVSQSSPLREPINLQLLLLFEAGYFDKLGAKYFGASYQK